The sequence below is a genomic window from Deinococcus planocerae.
GAGCAGTTCGTAGGCGAGGACGCCGAAGCTGTAGATGTCGCTCGATGCGCCGCCGCTCTCGCCCCGGTACACCTCCGGCGCCATGTAGTAGGGGCTGCCGCTCGGCCTGCCCCCCTGCGCGGTGAAGTACGCGCTTCCCAGGTCACCGAGGGCGGCCCGCCCCCCCTCGAAGTACACGTTTTGCCGCTTCACGTCCTGGTGGACGGCGCCCAGCCCATGCAGGTACGTGAGGGCCGAGGCGACGTCCGCGAGCACCCGCAGCGCCACGTCGAGGGGGAGGGGGCGCGGGGCGAGCCGCCTGAGCACGTCGCACAGCGAGCCTTCCGGGTAGTAGCGCACCGTCAGAAAGGCGTGCGGCCCGAAAGGCGTGCCCGCGAAGCCCCGCACGACGTGGGGGTGCCGGACCTGGAGGGTCAGCCGGACCTCGTTGCCGAAGCGCTCGGCGGCTTCCCGGACATTCAGGGTACGCTCGTGCGGCACCTTGAGGGCCACCTCCCGCCCCCCGTCGTCCCGCGCGAGATACACGAGCGAGGTGTCCCCGCGTCCCAGGGGGCGCAGGAGGGTGTAGCCGGGAAGGGGAAGGTCGGAGGTCATTGGGGAGGGCCTTCTCAGCAGTCTAGGAACGGGTTGTCACGTAAATCTGTCGGGAGTGCGTCCGTGCGCCCCTCCGGGGTTCGCGTCGCCTCGAAAGGGCGAGGGAGAGCCGTCTGCCCCCGGCTCCCTCCCCATAAGTTGACCCACCCTCGCGGACGGGCCGCCTACTCGTCGTCTCCGCCTTCTTCCACGGCGCGCTTTCCGGCCAGCCACTCCAGACCCGCCCACATCAGGTCGTCGAGGTCGCCGTCGAGCACCTCGTCGGGGTTGTGCTTCATGACGCCCGTGCGGTGGTCCTTGACGTACTGCTTGTCGAGGACGTACGAGCGAATCTGCGAGCCCCACTCGATCTTCTTCTGCTCGCCGCGCGCCTTGGCTTCCTCTTCCTCGCGCCTTCGCATCTCGATGTCGTAGAGGCGCTGCTTGAGGATCTGGAGGGCGATCTCGTGGTTCTTGATCTGGCTTCGGGTCTGCTGCGACGCCACGGCGATGCCGGTCGGCAGGTGGGTCAGGCGCACCGCCGAGTCAGTGGTGTTCACGCCCTGCCCGCCCGCGCCCTGCGAGCGGAACACGTCCCGGCGCAGGTCGGAGTCGGGGATATGAATGTTGATCTCTTCTTCGGGGACCTCCGGCACCACGTCCACCGAGGCGAACGAGGTATGGCGGCGGTTGTTCGCGTCGAAGGGCGAGACCCGGACCAGACGGTGGACCCCGTGTTCTGGCGCCATCATGCCGAAGGCCTTTTCGCCCCGGATGATGAACTCGGCGCCCAGCACTCCCGCCTGCTCGCCGTCCTGCTGATCGACGAGTTCGACCTTGTAGCCGTGCCGCTCGGCCCAGCGCATGTACATCCGCGTGAGCATCCCCGCCCAGTCCTGCGACTCGGTGCCGCCCGCGCCGCTCTTCACCCGCACGATGGCCGGGGTCTCGGCGTGCTTCATCGTGAAAAGCGTCTCGCGGTAGAGGTCGTCCACCCGCGTCTGGATGCTCTGCTGCTCTTCGGCGAGCAGCTCGCGTTCCTCGTCGCTGGCGATCTCCAGCATCTCGGCCAGCCCGTCGGCGTCCGACTGAAGGCCCCGGTAGCCGTCCACCACCCGGCGCAACGTTCCGGCCTCCTGCGTGACCTGCCTCGCGCGGCCCGTGTTGTTCCACAGGGCGGGGTCGCTGAGTTCCCGGTCGAGTTCGTTCAGCCTGCGCGTCTTGCCGGGAATGTCAAAGGTACTCCCGGAGCGACGCCAGTTTTTCCAAGAGTTCCTGCATGGGGCGTGCCTCCCTTCCGCGCGTCTCCCGTTGAT
It includes:
- a CDS encoding serine/threonine-protein kinase, with amino-acid sequence MTSDLPLPGYTLLRPLGRGDTSLVYLARDDGGREVALKVPHERTLNVREAAERFGNEVRLTLQVRHPHVVRGFAGTPFGPHAFLTVRYYPEGSLCDVLRRLAPRPLPLDVALRVLADVASALTYLHGLGAVHQDVKRQNVYFEGGRAALGDLGSAYFTAQGGRPSGSPYYMAPEVYRGESGGASSDIYSFGVLAYELLGGRRPFAGETYEELMAAHLTRFAPPLLSLRPELPPVVARLGELALAKRPADRPTADALRRALLAALGEEAVGEGASVTSVTAPLPARQVGRHAPVAVTTATEQVDGADAGRWNPFRRRR
- the prfB gene encoding peptide chain release factor 2 (programmed frameshift) gives rise to the protein MQELLEKLASLREYLDIPGKTRRLNELDRELSDPALWNNTGRARQVTQEAGTLRRVVDGYRGLQSDADGLAEMLEIASDEERELLAEEQQSIQTRVDDLYRETLFTMKHAETPAIVRVKSGAGGTESQDWAGMLTRMYMRWAERHGYKVELVDQQDGEQAGVLGAEFIIRGEKAFGMMAPEHGVHRLVRVSPFDANNRRHTSFASVDVVPEVPEEEINIHIPDSDLRRDVFRSQGAGGQGVNTTDSAVRLTHLPTGIAVASQQTRSQIKNHEIALQILKQRLYDIEMRRREEEEAKARGEQKKIEWGSQIRSYVLDKQYVKDHRTGVMKHNPDEVLDGDLDDLMWAGLEWLAGKRAVEEGGDDE